In Tenebrio molitor chromosome 6, icTenMoli1.1, whole genome shotgun sequence, one genomic interval encodes:
- the LOC138132448 gene encoding probable phosphorylase b kinase regulatory subunit alpha isoform X4 yields the protein MRSRSNSGVRLDYYQRLVHRIIMSNQNPVTGLFPASTENSHAWIRDNVYCIFAVWGLSMSYKKMADQDEDRAKTYELEQSCVKLMRGLLMAMMQQKDKVERFKQTQNPLDSLHAKYASQTGQIVVGDNEWGHLQIDAISLYLLILAQMTASGLQIVFNLDEVAFIQNLVFYIECAYCTPDYGIWERGDKTNHGLPELNASSIGMAKAALEAMNELDLFGARGGPYSIIHVLADEAQKCQAVLQSMLPRESSSKEIDSGLLSVVSFPAFAVDDPGLLQYTRDQIIEKLQGRYGCKRFLRDGYKTPKEDPRRLYYEPWELRMFANIECEWPLFFCYMIIDNCFRGNKQGAAEYTQQLEDIMVRTEDGLRLVPELYSVPAECVAAEYKEPGTQQRVSLGHCPFLWAQSLYIVGKLLQEGFLAPGELDPLNRRLCSEKKPDVVVQVVILAEDNEIRDKLAEHDIVVQTITEVAPIEVQPARVLSHLYTYLGRNKKLGLSGRKSRDVGILSTSKLYSLGDKIFAFTPQFTDMSHNYIASDYELMIDICKSEINFLKSSWQNMLGRPLVTIACRKLHLDEGKIPLAMITTMKKLKSGYINGTRVTLGNLNDFLSTSCITNLSFLGCHEDGLPDRLNPQVQQYLEDHLVKSLSSKSSLLVHSSARTKSRSLRRRMSVKGAIKKTRSINVDSETLGMEGNATIERRGSMFITNWQDAVDHSGPQEHLRSPSPEAPKADQSKPPKKLVPSASVTRHKNNSEAQYADTEVDELFAMLRESESLDEQGDILQYLVDSKGLDFHTGMLDFGKPITVRDLLKGLYEKACQQKMWGLVRHTAGMLGKRVEDLAKAVTDLLVRQKQITVGMPPNNEHTITAPLPESELRLLIHEAYGEDDSTAMLTQELLVYLAMFIRTEPQLFMEMLRLRVGLIIQVMATELSRTLICDGDEASEHLLNLSPFEMKNLLHHIISGKEFAISSVGRGNFSIVSNKSSRISKKSHISLGQESGDDLIEADRQGQWLRRRRLDGALNRVPRDFYPRVWHVLERCQGIDIAGKVLPQSLTQEMTSGELKFALAVETVLNTIPQPEYRQLIVEALMVLTLVAEYNVTPTLGGIIQVEHLVHIANELFLDDQMKCDGDATLCCAKPKELRETSKMGGLLCGGAAYICQHFYDSAPSGCYGTMTYMTRAVAVTLDCLPKQGEVDCTIS from the exons ATGCGTAGCCGGAGCAACTCGGGGGTGCGCCTCGACTACTACCAGAGACTGGTGCACAGGATCATCATGTCGAACCAGAACCCCGTCACTGGGTTGTTCCCTGCAAGTACGGAAAACAGTCACGCCTGGATCCGCGACAACGTGTACTGCATCTTCGCAGTGTGGGGGCTGTCGATGTCGTACAAAAAAATGGCCGACCAAGACGAGGACAGAGCCAAGACGTATGAACTGGAACAGTCTTGCGTGAAACTGATGAGAGGTCTTTTGATGGCCATGATGCAGCAGAAAGACAAAGTGGAGAGGTTCAAGCAGACGCAGAACCCTCTGGACTCGTTGCACGCCAAGTACGCGTCGCAAACGGGCCAGATAGTCGTGGGGGACAACGAATGGGGGCACCTGCAGATCGACGCGATCTCGCTGTATTTGCTGATTTTGGCGCAGATGACGGCGTCGGGGCTGCAAATCGTCTTCAACTTGGACGAGGTCGCGTTCATACAAAACCTCGTTTTTTACATCGAGTGCGCGTATTGCACCCCCGATTACGGGATCTGGGAGAGAGGCGACAAAACCAATCACGGCCTTCCCGAGCTGAACGCCAGCAGCATAGGCATGGCCAAGGCGGCGCTGGAGGCCATGAACGAGCTGGATCTGTTCGGGGCGCGAGGGGGCCCCTACAGCATCATACACGTGCTGGCGGACGAGGCCCAAAAGTGCCAAGCTGTCCTGCAA TCGATGCTCCCGAGAGAATCCAGTTCCAAAGAAATCGACAGCGGACTTTTGTCCGTCGTCAGTTTCCCAGCTTTCGCGGTGGACGACCCCGGCCTGCTCCAATACACCAGAGACCAGATCATCGAGAAGCTGCAAGGGCGCTACGGCTGCAAGAGATTCTTGAGGGACGGCTACAAGACCCCAAAAGAG GACCCCAGGAGGCTCTACTACGAGCCGTGGGAGCTACGGATGTTCGCGAACATCGAATGCGAGTGGCCGCTGTTCTTTTGCTACATGATCATCGACAACTGCTTCAGGGGGAACAAGCAGGGGGCGGCCGAGTACACCCAACAACTGGAAGAC ATCATGGTGAGGACCGAAGACGGGCTGAGACTGGTGCCCGAGCTGTACTCGGTGCCGGCGGAGTGCGTGGCCGCCGAGTACAAAGAACCAGGCACCCAACAGAGAGTCTCCTTGGGACACTGCCCGTTCCTGTGGGCGCAGTCGCTCTACATCGTGGGCAAGCTCCTGCAAGAGGGCTTCCTGGCGCCCGGGGAGCTGGACCCGCTCAACCGCCGCCTCTGCTCGGAGAAGAAGCCCGACGTAGTGGTCCAGGTGGTGATCCTGGCGGAAGACAACGAAATCCGCGACAAGCTCGCCGAGCACGACATCGTCGTCCAGACCATCACGGAGGTGGCGCCGATCGAGGTGCAGCCGGCGCGGGTCCTCTCCCACCTGTACACCTACTTGG GCAGGAACAAGAAGTTGGGGCTGTCGGGGCGGAAATCGCGAGACGTGGGTATTTTAAGCACCAGCAAGTTGTACTCGTTGGGGGATAAGATCTTCGCGTTCACGCCCCAG TTCACGGACATGTCTCACAATTACATTGCGAGCGACTATGAACTGATGATTGATATTTGCAAGAGCGAGATAAATTTCTTGAAGTCGAGCTGGCAGAACATGTTGGGCCGACCACTTGTTACGATCGCGTGCAGGAAGCTCCACCTAG aCGAAGGCAAGATCCCTCTGGCGATGATCACCACGATGAAGAAGCTCAAGTCGGGGTACATCAACGGCACCAGAGTTACCCTAGGCAATCTCAACGATTTCTTGAGCACCAGTTGCATCACGAATTTGAGCTTCTTGGGATGCCACGAAGACGGTCTGCCGGACA GACTCAACCCGCAAGTCCAGCAGTACCTGGAGGACCACCTGGTCAAGTCGCTGTCGAGCAAATCCTCACTGTTGGTGCATTCTTCCGCCAGGACGAAAAGCAGGAGTTTGAGGAGGCGAATGTCGGTCAAAGGGGCCATAAAGAAGACCAGGTCGATCAACGTTGACT CGGAGACTTTGGGGATGGAGGGCAACGCCACGATAGAGCGCAGGGGCTCGATGTTCATCACGAACTGGCAAGACGCCGTCGACCATTCGGGCCCGCAGGAGCACCTTCGCTCGCCGTCGCCGGAGGCCCCCAAGGCCGACCAGTCCAAACCCCCGAAGAAGCTCGTCCCGAGCGCGAGCGTCACCCGCCACAAGAACAACTCGGAGGCCCAGTACGCCGACACCGAGGTCGACGAGTTGTTCGCGATGCTCCGCGAGTCGGAGTCTCTCGACGAACAAGGCGACATCCTGCAGTACCTCGTCGACTCGAAGGGGCTGGACTTCCACACGGGGATGCTAGACTTCGGCAAACCGATCACGGTCAGAGACTTGCTGAAAGGCCTGTACGAGAAGGCGTGCCAGCAGAAGATGTGGGGCCTGGTGAGGCACACCGCGGGGATGTTGGGCAAAAGAGTAGAGGACCTGGCCAAAGCCGTGACCGATCTGTTAGTCCGCCAGAAGCAGATCACCGTGGGGATGCCGCCCAACAACGAACACACGATCACGGCCCCCTTGCCGGAGAGCGAGTTGAGACTGTTGATACACGAGGCGTACGGAGAGGACGACAGCACGGCGATGTTGACCCAGGAGTTGCTGGTCTACTTGGCGATGTTCATCAGAACCGAACCGCAACTCTTCATGGAGATGTTGAgattaagagtggggttgatAATCCAGGTGATGGCGACGGAACTCTCCAGGACTTTGATCTGCGACGGCGACGAAGCGTCGGAACACCTGTTGAATCTCAGCCCGTTCGAGATGAAGAACTTGCTGCACCACATAATCAGCGGCAAAGAGTTCGCCATCAGCAGCG TGGGCAGAGGAAACTTCTCGATCGTCAGCAACAAATCCAGCCGCATCAGTAAA AAAAGCCACATCAGTCTGGGACAAGAGAGCGGTGACGATCTCATCGAAGCCGACCGCCAGGGGCAATGGTTGCGACGCCGACGACTAGATGGCGCTTTGAACAGAGTGCCGCGCGACTTCTACCCCAGAGTTTGGCACGTCTTGGAACGG TGCCAAGGAATCGACATAGCCGGGAAGGTCTTGCCGCAAAGTCTCACCCAAGAGATGACTTCCGGCGAGCTCAAGTTCGCCCTGGCCGTCGAGACCGTCCTCAACACCATCCCCCAGCCCGAGTACCGACAACTGATCGTCGAGGCGCTGATGGTGTTGACTTTGGTGGCGGAGTACAACGTGACGCCCACTCTGGGAGGGATCATTCAAGTGGAACACCTGGTGCACATCGCCAACGAGTTGTTCCTGGACGATCAG ATGAAGTGCGACGGAGACGCGACTCTCTGTTGCGCCAAACCCAAAGAACTGAGGGAGACGTCCAAAATGGGGGGGCTGCTCTGCGGGGGAGCCGCTTACATATGTCAACACTTCTACGACAGCGCCCCTAGCGGCTGTTACGGAACTATGACGTACATGACGCGGGCCGTAGCCGTGACATTGGATTGTCTCCCCAAACAGGGAGAAGTAGATTGTACAATCAGTTAA